The nucleotide sequence AAGAAACGTAAGAATCACTGAAGAGATCATAAGATTCTTAACTGTAAAATATGAAAATAAAAGAGAGATATCAGCTTGGGACAAGCTAAGCAAAGGTCAAAAACTAATGCCTGCTAAAAAAGAGCTAAAAGCACCGGAAAAACCGGTTGAAGCAGAATAATAATCACTAAAAGGTTGCAAAATGTTTAATAAAGTCGTTTTAGTCGGTAATTTAACAAGAGATATTGAACTAAGATATGCTCAAAGCGGATCTGCTATCGGTAGCACAGGTATAGCAGTAACTCGCAAATTTAGCGGTGCAAACGGTGAAAAACGTGAAGAGACATGCTTTATTGACATTACATTTTTTGGCAGACAAGCTGAGATAGCAAATCAATACTTAAACAAAGGAAGTAAAGTACTTGTTGAAGGAAGATTAAAATTTGATCAGTGGCAAGACCAAAATGGAAACAACCGTTCAAAACATAGCATAACCGTAGAAAGTATGGAGATGTTAGGAAGTCAGACACAAGGCGGATTTAGAGATTCTCATCAAGACCAGACAAATAGCCAATACTCTAATACCAGCTATTCAAGCAATTACCAAAATCATACTGGATACCAAAATGATAGCAATATGAATAGCGGTTATAGACAACAAGAGTCGTTTGCTCAAAAAGCACCAAAAAGAGCTATGAACGAACAGCCTTATGAGGAAAAAATCCCAGAGATTGATATCGACAGCGATTTACCTGCACAAAGCCAAAATCGTCAAAATAAACCAAAACAAAATATCGATGTCAATATAGACGATGAAGAAATTCCATTTTAAAAGGACAATATAATGGCAGAGAAAAGAAAATATAGTAAAAAATACTGCAAATACACAGAAGCTAAGGTTGAATTTATAGATTATAAAGATACAACTCTTTTAAAATACTGCTTATCAGAGAGATTTAAGATTATGCCAAGACGCCTAACTGGTACAAGCAAAAAATATCAAGAAATGGTAGAAAAAGCTATAAAAAGAGCAAGACACGTTGCTTTAATACCTTATATAGTAGATCGTGATAACGTAGTTACAAATCCTTTTGAAGGTATGTAAAACAGGAGTTTTGGTCTTTATGACCAAAACTTACTTAAACCAACTTTTTATCTTATCAAAAATACCCTCATCACCTGAACTTTCACCGCTTTTTATACCAAAACTATTTTGAAGTTTTTCTAATAACTCTTTTTGCTCATCAGTTAATTTTTTTGGAGTATTTATAGCTATTTGTGCTATGAGTCTGCCTTTTAATTTTGTGTGAGTGTTTTGTATTCCTTCATTTTCAAGCACAAACTGCTGTTTATCTTTAGCTCCAACTGGGAGTTTAAGCTCACTTTCCCCTCTTAAAGTTGGTATTTTTATAGTTTCACCAAGCATAGCTTGAGTAAAAAATACAGGAATTTCTATATAAACATCATCGCCGTTTCTGACAAAATGCTCATCATCTCTCACATTTATTCGTACGTAAAGATCTCCGCTGCCATTAGAAGATTTATTTCCTTTGCTTTGAATGCGTATTCTATTTCCATTATCAACGCCTTGCGGGATATTTATTTTGATATTATCACTAGTTTCATTGTATCCATTTCCAGAACAATCTGAGCATTTATCTTTTATAATCTCCCCAGTTCCAGCGCAATAAGGACAAGTCTGAACAAAATTCATAAATCCTTGTCTATGGCTTATCTTTCCACGTCCGCCACAATGCGAACAAGTTGATTTTTTACCGTCTTTAGCTCCAGTAGCGTTGCAAGTTTCGCAAGGTACTTTATAGCTATACTTTATCTCTTTTTCACAGCCAAAAACAGCCTCATTAAAATTTAAAGTAATATTTACTTCTATATCCAATGGGTATTTATAGCTATTTCTAGAACTTCTTGTTCCACCAAAATCACCGCCGAAAAATGAACTAAATATATCTCCTAGATCAAATCCCTCATCAAATCCACTGCCGCTTAAACCATCTTTTCCATATCTATCATAAATACTACGTTTATTTTCATCGCTTAAAATT is from Campylobacter fetus subsp. testudinum 03-427 and encodes:
- the ssb gene encoding single-stranded DNA binding protein (Pfam match to PF00436.21 SSB); this encodes MFNKVVLVGNLTRDIELRYAQSGSAIGSTGIAVTRKFSGANGEKREETCFIDITFFGRQAEIANQYLNKGSKVLVEGRLKFDQWQDQNGNNRSKHSITVESMEMLGSQTQGGFRDSHQDQTNSQYSNTSYSSNYQNHTGYQNDSNMNSGYRQQESFAQKAPKRAMNEQPYEEKIPEIDIDSDLPAQSQNRQNKPKQNIDVNIDDEEIPF
- the rpsR gene encoding 30S ribosomal protein S18 (Pfam match to PF01084.16 Ribosomal_S18); amino-acid sequence: MAEKRKYSKKYCKYTEAKVEFIDYKDTTLLKYCLSERFKIMPRRLTGTSKKYQEMVEKAIKRARHVALIPYIVDRDNVVTNPFEGM
- the dnaJ gene encoding DnaK system heat shock co-chaperone (Pfam matches to PF00226.27 DnaJ, and to PF01556.14 DnaJ_C, and to PF00684.15 DnaJ_CXXCXGXG) produces the protein MEFDYYEILEVSRDADGETIKKAYRKLALKYHPDRNQGDKEAEEKFKRINEAYEILSDENKRSIYDRYGKDGLSGSGFDEGFDLGDIFSSFFGGDFGGTRSSRNSYKYPLDIEVNITLNFNEAVFGCEKEIKYSYKVPCETCNATGAKDGKKSTCSHCGGRGKISHRQGFMNFVQTCPYCAGTGEIIKDKCSDCSGNGYNETSDNIKINIPQGVDNGNRIRIQSKGNKSSNGSGDLYVRINVRDDEHFVRNGDDVYIEIPVFFTQAMLGETIKIPTLRGESELKLPVGAKDKQQFVLENEGIQNTHTKLKGRLIAQIAINTPKKLTDEQKELLEKLQNSFGIKSGESSGDEGIFDKIKSWFK